A stretch of DNA from Macrotis lagotis isolate mMagLag1 chromosome X, bilby.v1.9.chrom.fasta, whole genome shotgun sequence:
agaaaggggtccctgacattattctgggccctgagaaacttcttggaaatataaatttggctaggcatctttgggtctgaaaataatctgatagGACCTAAGTACTTGACCCTGcgggtcatggatataccataaaattgtctaaagatttacaaagcaaccttgttagcctaattatcttgctgtatctgttaaattccagaaCTGCCTCCTCCTTCCCCAGATGTGGCTGGAACCATCAGATAGTAAATTCTActcctcaaacctgtgggaagcccatgaatatgtgactccctccatctcagaaaatatgttcaaacattacacaaagaccctgacccttcCCCACTCCATCTAGTTCCCTGTCTATACGGAACTctatgtttacatatatttatgaCAAGACCATATAGCTAACTGCTGTCTTTGATTCtttatcctgcttgctctcagtagcCTCCCACTCCAAAACACGATAAAAACCCTACCccttgaacactcaggtactgtctgatttgggtactcttcatccccaggcagtccctgggaaataaagatctccaaacatatcaaattctggtctctgtcTTGCACTTTGGGTTCAGCATTTGGAGGCTCTAGTGAGATCTTGGTGTTTTGTGCCACCAAAGGAGACCACAGGAGCCTTGAGTTTAGGTTCCAAAGGACTGACTCTCCCTTTCCTAGGGGAGCTGGCCCCTGATGATGTTCCAGGGCCCCAGGACTAGGCAGACATAGTCTTAATATGAACCTCTCCTTGACTGCAATCCCCCATTTGGCCTAAGTGGAGATCCTGTTACACCTCTGTAGGTAAGCTTCTTCTGGTTCTGGGTCTAGACATTTGGTTGCAGGGGAATTCCATATCAGATGTGATGTCCGAGTCTCCTCTTTTGGGTGCTCCTTACAACAGCAAGGAACACATTTCGTCagcctttgggagggagagatggtCAGATATGACACTGAAATTTCCTCTCATGGCATTCCTGAGacatcaggaatttgccattggcctgtgtttgtggatatgcgttgagattgtcagtttggaaaattctgttgcatttgtgtgatctgtgcttgtgcctcatctgcctttatgtgtttagattgtctatttacttgtgtgttTGGTTCTTCTGTTGATttgttaaaagggggaaaaagggggggtCAGTGAGTTCCCCTAAAAATTTCCTTGGGTTGcttcatttaaattgctgctctttaTTTTTAGGCAGAATTCATCTAATGCCCTCATGGGCTCTCCCCTTGAacctgctttctgcctgtgttacaatGGGTAATATGATCCCTCCCTCTTCACCCTTGCattgtctcttgagcacttccaagagggattttttatttttattttaaaaaggaatgaattttggtgttaaattgaaTGAGGCCAAACTACTtaccctgttattttactattatgagaaggccccccattccttgtttatgttcccttctctttcccattctccttgattctgtgctgctggagtgtttccccctccctcccctttcagGAGAGAGAGTTACTTCAGGGAGAATTggtaaagtaagtgttaaaagggaccttattttgaagttaaagaaacagcaaatattaccaaatatgttaaacaaagaaatcatagaaagaaatgctattttaatttgaaaatagagaaaataaattttggaaagacaagagagttaggttaatcctaaagtgtataatgtggttaccaagatatgcctGTATAGGGGAAATTAatagtaaattttcttttttcagaatgatatggcatcattagagcttcaggagtttatcaatatagattcagatattgttagttattacagaaaattatgggacatgtaagggttgaagaatagaagatcaGCTCCCCAGAAAGAAACTAGGATGTTCtttctataaaagttattcagtttactctatttgaaggaggggggacagggaatattctaattaggctaaggatttttgaatgactgtttgccttctcctggattttagcagttataatcaagaaatgttaaatattaaaaccttggaatggaaaatgtattgtgaaaagtggaatcatatctgtggtttatatagctgtataagctatgtgattttagttcagaatagtatgaattaaagtcaagaagagctaatgaaaaggaaaggtGCAACAGTATATCgaggaaaatgtgagttgtatagtCTGAGTAAGAggttctgaaagtactggaaagaaaattcagaaatagAGACAACTGGGgtttttttgaaccatttgttaagtatggaaagtggtaaaagcatgtagacagaaggtttgggTAGGGTTGACTTttgtacaccaaagatggattttgggaactttggaaaatgatttacaaatcattgtaagaaaagaagaaagtagaacTATAGGTCTAaagggagatatgtgtttatatgaggttggggtgatttaaaattgcattaaattggtactttttgcaatgtttggcaatgaattgattggaaaagaaataaatcccataaagtgaaaagtttgataggaaagcaattgctaggtaaatgttaatttcattatgttattattgatcatATAATGTGCTActctaaagatacatgtaaattgaattaaggggtttgtaaaaaatatgtttgagtttggattctgatgttttatggtcCCTCCAGAAGcatgggagtcaggacagacttgtgagttagttttagaataactaaacaaggggagggtaatattttacactgattggaatgTAGTTCATGTATTTGGGGGAAAATCTGAAGTGAAtaagtaatgataaacagtaaaggtaaagaattagtatatattactttgatatctcaaattgtggggaatcttcaattcccagaacatagaatgttctaatgttaagaaatgttggtcagtgaggatagaaagctcttataagtgagagcattgagaagttagaattgcactgataaagataaaaagaatttacaaactttttaggcttttgaaaagaaaatgatttaaggctgatttgaatatgatttttggaatttaagagaagtatgaagaaaatcttgtagtcataagaagggatttttagcaacaattggtcttaagaattctttctattgtaaagttttagggagtaaagaaaacatacatgcaattgaaatatgctgtgtacaattagtaaactttgtataagaacaatttaagctatactttttgagattttaaaattagtttgTAATAACAAATTATGAATGAATAGAAGCttcatctatcacatttgtaaagattttgttatgagaaaaaaaaaactagagaataccttgccaatgggTTATAATTCTCAAGGTCTTCTTagcccagaaaatttgtgaaaggctttgttttccacctcatgtttatgaaagggaatattgatatgtgagatcaatgtaacttatttattatctgttaaaaagaggaaattatacatataactgtAACACCATCATAGGTAATAAGTGTACATTggacttttgaaattattgtgtaaAACTAATATTGatagaggatcttattttctttgaaaatagaagtggatttggaagaagagaaaataagttataaagcaaaaattcagaagaggtttGTGTGTGAAAGATACTTAAtcataaggttaactttaagagaacctgttgttttatgttgctttaagaaaatgagatgtcagcatgttaTATTTCatataggttaagaatttaatgtttacattATATCTTAACTACAAGATACCTTTTCCaatgatattaaataaatatgaggggctttggaaaatgattaggaaattaaaaattatgtaaccctaacTAGATGATTTATCAATAAGTAAGATTGAAGGTGTTGTCAAAAATGTGAtctgcttttggaaatataaactattttactgtaatgatgtcaaagttggaattaatgcttgttaatgagggaaattatcaaagcatgaccctctgggttccctgaaattttaaatgatgtgttggaccttgctctagatctgtaagtccaggtataaatgtaataatggaaagattattttgtgaaatctagttcttaatgtgttaaATTTAGAGATCTCAGTTCCTGAATTTCCAAACaccatccccccaccccttttaCCGGGTCCTGTCTgttcccccttggaagattccttccCTAAATCAAAAAGGGGGAATACAAGAGCAGGGAAGGTAATGAACATTCCTAGATGAAAAAATCctgttctctctccccttccccctgaacCAGCCTACTCcccccttggaagattccttccttgaataaaaaggagagaagaaggtaGCAGGAAGATGGTGGGGAACTGGAAGAAAAATTCTTgtcttaaaaacaaaagaaagagagatggTAAAAACGCCTACCACAGGTTTTGAGtatttcttggtttttgttgACATATTTTCAGAATGGGTAGAAGCTAATGAAACAGCcttggaagtagtttaaaaattttgaatgagCACCTCCCTGATTTGACCTCCTGCTAGGAATGAGGTCAGACAATAGCCCTGCCTTTACAGCAAAAATCTctcaaggaatactccagatactgggagaacttgactgctttttgaatgtttagaaagtcaccctatttaatgtattctgatggCAGGGACACTCAGAGTAGATACATGTATAAGAAGGGAGTTGATTGATTGTGAGCCCCCCCCCAATCTAAATTAtgaagtggattcacttggagatctaattaggtaaaacaactattttagatcacaggacttttttttttaatatcagataccaggatggtcagccTTTGACTTCTCTACCTATACATACTGATACAATACAATTCATGCATGATACATTATAATAATTGTCAATCATAATTATGTTTACTTGGAAtataattatcattaatattattttatcatgcatatatatataatagttattgtatatcatattaaaatttataattataattatctttACTACACTATGCTGTAATTGATGAATTTGCCATGAATGATGAAAGAAGTTAATAATTCTATTACCTGATAATAGGTGTACAAATTGAATTTGGATACTTGGgtcattttgtttcattatctGTTCTCTTGGTCACAATTGTATTCCTATTCTTTCAGGGGTGTCTTCAGGGTGGATGGGGGTAGTATAAGAAAATCaatccaattttttaaaagtcacacTTTTTTGCCTCTTTATTTTACCTCTATTTTTGTCCCAGTTTGATCAACCCACTTTTCTCAACTtggtaaatgaaaatttttggttcttttgagAAATCAACTTCACTTTCACCACCAGTGAAGTTATTCAAAAGAATGTACTACACTCCAAAGACAATTctctaaaaaatgaatgtcaaaaatggTCTGTCTGAACAAAGCATTCAGTGTGGAGTCTCCCAGAGGAACAAGTGCAGAGTGGGCaatattcatctgaaaaataaattctgaaagattttatcacattattttgcttctctctcttctgtttttcctttaatgtttttttttaggttttttgcaaggcaaatggggttaagtggtttgcccaaggccacacagctaggtaattattaagtgtctgagaccagatttgaacccaggtactcctgactccaaggccggtgctttatccactacgccacctagccaccccaatgtttttcttttttttaattatttttaaaatttatttactcattactaaaatattcttgttgtaagagtaaacataatcctccttACCCccacaaaattagaaaaatctcatgaaaaataaagtgaaagaaagaagcaaaattttgtactgcagtctgtgttcagatgccATCGGTGTTATCtctcataagtccatcagagaagttgctttcatattttttcccacagttgctactgCTGACTGCATTTCTCTCCATtcattcctctccactctcatttattctattttctctcttctttcactttgtccctcctcaaaatcaTGCTATGGGGCAGCcaaatggtgcagtggacagaacacagaccctgggtcaggaagacctgagcccaaatctcACCCCACACACCCAATAACCACCAAGctatgtggtcctgggcaggccacccaatcccaccttgcaaaaaagtaaaaaaattgggTTGTATTtgactactctctcccacaatctaccctctcctctatcacctatactcccttcccctacccctttcccctttctcccgtccctttcctcttctttttcttctagggtaagatagatttcattCCCTATTGtgtgtgttgtttcctctctgaaccatttccaataagaatgaaggctcactcattcccctcatcttccctgcttccactctattgcaaaactTTTCCTTACATCTTttacgtgaaatatcttagttCAGTCTAACTCTCCTTTCACTATCTCtcagtatattcctttttcactcattgactccatctttataatatatattatacctgCATATTCAGCTCtatcctgtgccttgtctaaatatgctcctccatggggcggctaggtggcacagtggatagagcaccggccttggagtcaggagtacctgggttcaaatctgacctcagacacttaataattacctagccatgtggccttgggcaagccacttaaccccattgccttgaaaaatctaaaaaaaaaaaatatgttcctcCTAACTGCTGTATGAATTGAGATGGTTTATATGAGCtatcaatatcattttcccatgcaagAATGCAAGCAGTTCAGCATCACTAAATTCCTCATAATTCATCTTTCTTGTCCTCTCTCTATGTGTGCTTCACCTGAGGCCTgttcttggagatcaaactttctgttcaactttgaACAtttaaataggaaagtttgaaattcccctattttttgtccatcttttcccttagaagaggatgttcagttttattggGAAGTTtattcttggttacattccaagatcttttgcaaTACAGAATATTATAGTCTAAACCTttcaagcccttaatgtagactcTGCTAAGTCTTGTGCAATCCTGACTGTAACACCATgatatctgaattatttcttctggttgCTTATCTTctcttttgacttgggagttctagaacttggctataacattcctgggaattattttttttggatttttttcagaaggagatcagtggattcccttaatttctattttaccctctgcttctagaatatcagggcaatttttctggaggaaattctttaaaaatcaagtcaacttcttttcctgatcatgactttcaggtagcccaataatttttaaattgtctcttctagatctgttttccagatcagttgtttttccaatgagatatttcatgttttcttctagtttttcattcttttgatattgttttattgtttcttgattcctcacaaagtcatcatcttcccttaactccattctacatttgaaggagttgttttcttcagagagttttcttatctcctcctccaattctgctttttaaggtattcttctcctcaataactttttggatGCTTATAAAGAGATAACAAGGTATGGATTCTAAGTGCTAGTCTTAGAataaaaaacctgggttcaaattctgcatctTATATTTACTGTGTGGTCACAAGGTTAGTCAGTTAAGCACTCTgaacctcatttttcttatctgtaaagtggagatcaTAATACCAATATGAACTGCTTTAGAGGATTTTTACATTATCCAATGAGACAGTATCTATATAATGGTTTGCAAATTTAAATTGATATACAAATatcaattgttattatttttgttataggAAATCTAATGTTAGGACTATTGGGTTAAAATAATTGTGCAGgtcagtattttttaaaaccatattaAAATCTAGTCCAATGACTTCATAGTCCCTTTAGTCAATTCaatcatattatattttatttgtatgtgtAAAGTACTagatttaggggtggctaggtggtgcagtggataaagcactgtctctggagtcaggagtacctgcgttcaaatctggtctcagacacttaacaattacctagttgtgtggccatgggtaagccacttaaccccatttgccttgcaaaaatctaaaaaaaaaaaataaagtactagaTTTAGGTCAgaaagtcctggattcaaatcctgcctctaatatttactagctatatggtcATGAAAAAGTCAATTGACCTTTGTAAATCACTAATCTAAATTCTAAGTCAACGCTTTAAAACTTTTAGTTAAAGATTGATTTTCTGAGAATTGAgtaataaatgggggggggggtgcagtagtgaagtcaggaagacctagagtCAAATTTCACCTCTCACACTTAAGAAGCTATGGGATTCTGGGTAATTTATGTACTCTCCTTGTTGGTAAAATAAGGTGAGTGATTTGATTTCAATGACCTCAAAGCCATCTAGatcactctcttcttttttttttttggcaaggcaatggtgttaagtgatttgcccaaggtcacacggctaggtaattattaagtgtctgaggtcacatttgaactcagggcctcctgactccaaggccggtgctctatccactatgccatctagctgcctcaaagCCATCTAGCTCTGATACTCCTAAActgaaatcatttaatctgtcaGACTTTCAGGCAATCTTCTAAGACTGTAAGTGATAGGCTGAGTTGGAGGGGATTTCAACACAATCAGATCCATAGTTTCttgatatattatacatatatatatatatatatatatatatatatatatatatacccatacatacatatatatttatcaatcaaatatataacttttacatttaaaaattcaatatgaCTCTGGTAGATGACATGTACAggcaaaaattcattatttaaaaaaaagtgcctTGCAATGCTGTGTGTTTCTAGCAgaatttaaaatgctatataaatattactattatcattgttgttatcATTAAGTTCCTTTTCAGTTGGTTGAGGTGGAAGTTCagtgttcaaaaaaaaaaacagtttggaaTTCAACATCCCAGAGACTGAAActgccaattctattttttaacagacttttttttataagaggtttcactcattttcatttttaagaaaccTAGGCTCCAAATGACGCCCAGTCACAGCTTTTACTGCAAAGAAAAGTTATGTCAGGAGTGACTGAAATGGGTTCTTTATGAACCTCTTTGCCAATTTCTTTCCCTACATTTAAATAACTCCCCAGTTGTTCAACAAACTTCAGTTTTAAGGTAACTTTTTAACAAGGAGCACTTTTTTCCTTCAGTCAATTAACTGAACATGGGTTTTTTCTctgcacaaaaataaaaaacagccTTCAtggatgatgaaactgaaatGTACAATATGTCCTATTGTTTCCATTTAAGGAcaaactatcctaagagaaatttGCCAAAATTTTGACTTTTCTACAACATAGAGCCTTATTTGTCAtgtttgggttttggttttttttttcctgacaggtTTCAGAGATAAAGATGGGAAGGATAATTTCTGCTATCATTATTCTGTTCTGCCTTCCATTGGGTAAGTCCAAAATAAAGTATTAAACAAGGAAATGGGGAGCACTGCAGAAATTCTAACAATTCAAAGTGACTATGAAGCAGGTGTAAACATGTATCTATTTTTCCACAACTTTTGTTTTCTAGATATGTGATGTTTCAGATTATATTTCaagaagagattttaaatttattcatctgCTTCCAAAGGAAACAAATCTGTTTTCTTCTGAGATTAAAGTTAGCAGGGAGTCATTCTGATGACATAGCAATATCTCTGTTCAAGAATAGGATGCAGTTTGAAACATAATTCTTTATGAAAAAATTGCAGGAAATAGGATAGATTATGATGTCAGATGATAGAGGAAGGGAGAGTTAAGGACAAGAAAATGTAATGTACTTTTCATTCTTGGGATACATAGTTTCAAATGTATAGGAATGCTTGCACAGATGTAGATAACAACCCTTCTACACCCTCTCATTCTGTAATTTTTGCCTGAGACCATCAGCAAATCCTTCACAGAGATCTAGTGAAATCACTAGAAGTTTCTCTTCTAGCTATTTTTATGTCCCTGAGATACAGGGAGAGAGCTCTTCGAAAACCCATCTCTTGTCTGTTGTCACTACCATGACTAACCCTCCTCCTTTCCCAATcataatcattaaatatttaatagttttGGATTAAGGTTAAGGAAAATAGGAGTGAGGCCTACCTATGTTCagataaaggaaatgaaaggggCAGGAAGTTTGGAGGGAGCCTTGGTCTTCCTGCCTATGcaggaagaaataatttatatagaaaattATCTTCCTTTAGTGGAAGTAACTTCAGTCAAATAAACTCACACTCAGTTAGTCCCTGGCTTATATTATTAAGAATAACTAGAAAAATGTGGTGGTGGTAAAACCATGAGACATATGATTTTAACTTCATCACTATCAAAACCTTCCTACCAGCTCAACTGTCTTAAATTCCAAGAAAAAAGCCTTTCATGTAAataagtggggttttttttgtccaCTAATTTCATAGGTGGCAGGAAATAGAGAGCAGAATCATTGGGTTCCTGAAAGGCAGACTTCACATGGGGGAAAATTCATTATTTACCAGAAGGATCAAGGTTTCATAGGATCTCATTTGACATGGGCTTTCCAAGATGAATCAGAATTCAAGAGACATAGATTAGACCAGTTTGACTAGGAATAATAATGTACAACTAACCTAGAAGAGTAGGTTATATCACATTATTAATTAAATTGGGTTGAATTGAATTCCTAGAAAGCCACACATTAGAGTATGAACTTTCCCCAGTAGACAATGAGGAATATGAACAGATCTATCTATGCTTAAAAAAGATTATGTTTGCAAcagtgtgaaggatggattgaagaGAGAGGAAGCAAAAGCATTAGGAGGGTCTTGCAAGAGTCTAGGCAAAGGGTTAGAATAATAGTAATTGAAATGTAAACATAAAGTTTACATAGAAAAATTAAGGTTTGTATAGCACATTACAGATTATTTCATCCTGAAATAGTTCACTTAAGAGTCAAGATGAGGGAGAAGAGTATAGCTAATGGCAGATGTGATGACCTTGGAAAGAACTAGAGTGGGAGATTAGAATTAGAGGTCATGGTGAAGACAAAGAACAGGATAGAGGTGGAATGACAACAGATTGTTATAAGAttaaggaaattttggaattaaTGAACTTTAAAGTGGAACATTTGTGGGTGATGACAGGATAAAAGGTTTGAGGTGAAATGGAGGAGTAGTAGGTCATGGGAAATAAATTAAGGAACTGGGAGGTTAGGGAACTTGAGGGATTATCAGTATATAAATTGAAGTCTTCTAGTATTCAGAGAAGGGgtaagtgaagagaaaaaaagggtaaCAAGCCAGGCACTGTACTTATTGAGGCAGGAAGAAAGTTTTTTAGTGGTTAATTGGTAACAGCTACTAGAATTTTGATTAGTTGGTAAATATGGGTTGGGTGAAGGATGGTGGTAGGGAGACCTTGAAAGTGGCAGCAAGAAGTATTCTAACTTCTCTACCATAGCCAGTGAGATGACAGCATGTGATGTGATATAAttgtgttgctgttgttgctgttgctgtttagttgttttagttgtgtccaattcaTTGTGACCTCTTCTGAGCTTTCTTAGCAAACACtagtctttccttctccagttcattttataaatgaggaaactgaggtaaacagtggtTAAGTGGTTAAATGTTCAGGGTCACTGACACAGCTAatctaaggtaagatttgaactcagatcttcctgtctttgAGTCAAGCTCTTTTTGCTGTACCATCTGCCTGCCTAATAAGCAATTCTGTGATTCAACCTCATATTCATCAAGtaaacaaagatgacaaaaaagaaaataagtgttGGAGAAACTATGGGAGCAAATATAATACTACATGTACTTTTGGAGGAGTTATGAAATGCTTCAATTACTCTGAAAAGAAATTAGTGATACAACAGATCACTAAACAATGCTTTCTCTTTGACCCATTGATACTATGATATCATTAATAGTTATATTCTTCAAACATCTGTTTGAAGACATAGGTAAAGAAGTACATGTACAAAtgtatttatagcagcactttttgttaaagcaaagaactggaaataaagtggaggcccatcaattggggaataactgaagaaattatggtatatacCATCAAAAATAATGGAAGAGATGACATATTTAAAGAAACCTTGGAAAACTtgatgaactgatgaagagtacagtaagcagaactaggacgacaaaattaggaaaaaacccacaaaaacagctttgaaagacttgagaactaTTATTGATTCACTGAGCATTTAGGTCTCCAGAAAAGGATGAAGTATGCCTCCTactttttgtgaaatagtgatgGATTATTAGAGGCATAGACATTTTCAGACATgaccaatacaaaaaaaaacttgtttcacTTGACTAATGGTTTATTATTTTGGTTGGGGAAAAAAGATATGTAGAGTGTGGGAAAtagtgaagcaaaaaaaaaattatcatggaaacattttaaaaatacatagaagtCTACAGAGGAATTTTAGAACATGAAAATAAGTCAATATTGGTACTATATTAAATGTAATCAATATTAATAAACCAGTTGTATGTAACTAGTTCCATATGTAGTTATCTTGTCCTGACCTTATTTGTATAAGGAAACATTTATAAttcttgatcattttctttttcttagaaaaaattaaataaaaaagcataaTGTGCTATGTAACAATTTGAAGAGAGAGTCTGTTGTAAAATCCAAAAATGCCAAGAATCATCTAAATgtcttgcatttctttcttttttcttccttttttctcccccttcttttttGTGCTTTTAGGTGGCATGCCTCTAATATGCAGATACTGCAATCTCTCACTCCCGTTTCATGGCTGTCTTTTGGATGCTGGCACCTGCAGAGCCAACAATGGCCAATATTGTAAACTTGAAGGTCATGAACAAGGTAAGGTTCCAATGTGGTCTCTAAAGCATAGGATACTTTGCTGATACTAAATCAGGT
This window harbors:
- the CXH9orf57 gene encoding uncharacterized protein C9orf57 homolog; its protein translation is MGRIISAIIILFCLPLGGMPLICRYCNLSLPFHGCLLDAGTCRANNGQYCKLEGHEQGGMEWFLVKGCTTTKDICHSKRTIGNTVHFTQCCYEDMCNF